Part of the Elusimicrobiota bacterium genome, CGCGCGGCGGTGGGGACCATGGATCGCGGCGGATCGGTTCGGTTTAGTCTTTCAACGGGCCGGCTTCAAATTTCCGCCTCAGCCCAGGGCCGCATCGAAGTGGAGTCTGAAATCGAAGTGGACTACAACGGCGATCCCTTTGCGATTGCTTTTAACCCCACCTACCTGGTGGATGTTTTTAAATCGTTGGAAGCCGATGAAGTGTTGCTGGAGCTTTCCACGCCCCTCAATCCGGGCGTTATTCGCCCCGTGGGTGACGACAACTACAAATATGTTGTCATGCCCATGCAAGTCACCTAACCGATCACCTGCAACAGAAACGGAAACGTCCGTTGTTCCATGACGCCGTTTCCCCATCACTAAGGAGAATCCCATGCCCTTCACGCTTCCGGCGTTGCCCTACGAGAAAACGGCTTTAGCCCCTCATCTTTCAGCGGAAACCATTGATTTCCATTACGGCAAACACCACCAGGCTTATGTGGACAACTTGAACAAACTGACGGTGGGAACACCCTTCGAACAAGAGACCTTAGAGGTGGTGATTCAAAAAACGGTTTCGGGTCCCGTCTTTAACAACGCGGCTCAGGTTTGGAACCACACCTTTTATTGGAATTCCCTCACACCGCAGGGAGGGGGTGAACCTTCCGGAGCCCTCGCGGACGCGCTGAAAAAAAAGTTTGGTTCCTTCACTTCCTTCAAAGAGATTTTCACTAAAAACGCCCTGGGTCATTTTGGCTCGGGTTGGGTGTGGCTGATCAAGACGCCTGACGGCGGGGTGGACATTGAAACCATGCCCAACGCCGGAACGCCTTTGGTGGAAGGAAAAAAAGCCCTTCTCACCTGCGACGTTTGGGAACACGCCTATTACATTGATTACCGGAACGCCCGAGCCAAATATATTGACGGTTTCTGGAATCTCGTCCACTGGGATTTTGCCGCAAAGAATTTTAAAGGCTAAATTTCCGGCGGTCTCTTCCATCCGATTGAGGTGGTGTTGCCTTTGAACGCGGTGGTTCCGGCCCAAAAGCCTGGAACCGCCAGTGGTTGGTTCGGGGACCGCCATCTGATCCGATTGACCTCGAGGTCCTGATTTTCGTGTACATTTCCTCTCTCAGCCTACGCCAGTTTCGTAATTTTTCCCGGCTGGACCTCAACTTCACCCGTGGGGTGAATGTTTTCGTGGGGTCGAACGGTTCCGGAAAATCCAACATCCTGGAAGGCATCGCGGTTCTCACCGCGGGTCAAAGTCACCGGAGCGCGGAAGCCCGGCACTGGCTTCAGGAAGGGAAAGAAGAAGCGGCGCTGGTGGGTCGTGCGGAGGGAGAGGATTCCCTCGAATTAGAACTGCGCCAAAAGCGCGGCCGTCCCCGTCAGTTTCGAGTGAACAATCGGCCTATCCCACGTCAGCGTGACTGGGTGGGGCAAGTCCCCCTGGTCTCGTTTTCTCCTGAAGAAATGGATTTGGTGAAAGGGGAACCGGGGGTCCGTCGCCGGGCCTTGAACGCGATCCTGACCCAGGTGGATGGGGACTACGCGGAAACGTTGTCCCGTTACACCAAGATTTTAGAAGAACGGAACGCGGCTCTCCGGCGCGTGCGGGACGGGTTGGCCAAACCTGGGATTTTGGAACCCTGGGATCTTGCGATCCTGACCGAAGGGGCGCGGCTCACGTTAAGCCGGCAGAGGTTCCTTTCGG contains:
- a CDS encoding superoxide dismutase → MPFTLPALPYEKTALAPHLSAETIDFHYGKHHQAYVDNLNKLTVGTPFEQETLEVVIQKTVSGPVFNNAAQVWNHTFYWNSLTPQGGGEPSGALADALKKKFGSFTSFKEIFTKNALGHFGSGWVWLIKTPDGGVDIETMPNAGTPLVEGKKALLTCDVWEHAYYIDYRNARAKYIDGFWNLVHWDFAAKNFKG
- the recF gene encoding DNA replication and repair protein RecF (All proteins in this family for which functions are known are DNA-binding proteins that assist the filamentation of RecA onto DNA for the initiation of recombination or recombinational repair.), with the translated sequence MYISSLSLRQFRNFSRLDLNFTRGVNVFVGSNGSGKSNILEGIAVLTAGQSHRSAEARHWLQEGKEEAALVGRAEGEDSLELELRQKRGRPRQFRVNNRPIPRQRDWVGQVPLVSFSPEEMDLVKGEPGVRRRALNAILTQVDGDYAETLSRYTKILEERNAALRRVRDGLAKPGILEPWDLAILTEGARLTLSRQRFLSEFVPRIQKRQQDLSGGRDKGTALYRPSFHVPSEGRDAVEEANRRRFAELRDGETALGSTLIGPHRDDVEFRLDNDLAKVRASQGQARTLALAWKWEERLFLREKSGREPICLLDDVFSELDPSRRSQLTGLLYTSGQCFITLTDFSVWGDKRFSDEANVFEVDGGSVSGPIRGPRSPDLA